One part of the Edaphobacter acidisoli genome encodes these proteins:
- a CDS encoding lactonase family protein yields the protein MLTRRRFLLLLPAATASASASAQDLASLFHRKKPAPLVPTRVYFGTDTTKGVSKGIYLSHFDSATGQLSSPLLAATTARPSYMAITPTRKHLYAVNAINDPSATISGFAIDQRTGMLREIGQVSSGGAGPAYISIDATGHAAFVANYFGSTVASFRMLPDAMLSQPVERINFNDHKRFAPLGPNTARQDRSHPHCTTISPDNRFLLVCDLGTDHISVFAIDPETAQLTTGTPYLFTNSRPGSGNRHVFFHPNGRWIYGINEIDSTIDHYLWTEASTLNPPQALLVNTGHFVKTIAASFPEEKNTAAEVAVSPDGNFLYASNRGEDTLVVYSIDQDNGRLKLVQRIPSGGKTPRHFTFDPTGEWILCGNQDSATVTVFHRNGATGRLTGPAQSMALDAVMYTLFA from the coding sequence ATGCTGACGCGACGCAGATTTCTTTTGCTCCTCCCGGCTGCGACGGCCTCTGCTTCAGCTTCAGCGCAGGACCTCGCCTCCCTCTTTCATCGCAAGAAGCCTGCGCCGCTCGTACCAACGCGCGTTTACTTTGGCACCGATACGACAAAAGGTGTCAGCAAGGGAATCTACCTCTCCCACTTCGATTCAGCCACCGGACAACTTTCTTCTCCGCTTCTTGCCGCCACTACAGCGAGACCGTCCTACATGGCCATCACACCCACGCGCAAGCACCTCTATGCGGTCAATGCCATCAATGACCCCTCTGCGACAATCTCGGGCTTCGCCATCGACCAGCGCACAGGCATGCTTCGCGAGATAGGCCAAGTTTCATCCGGCGGCGCCGGTCCAGCGTACATCTCCATCGACGCCACCGGCCACGCGGCCTTCGTCGCCAACTATTTCGGCTCCACCGTCGCATCGTTCCGCATGTTGCCCGACGCCATGCTCAGCCAGCCAGTCGAGCGCATCAACTTTAACGATCACAAAAGATTCGCCCCGCTCGGACCCAACACCGCGCGCCAGGACCGCTCCCACCCGCACTGCACCACCATCTCACCCGACAACCGCTTCCTGCTTGTCTGCGATCTCGGCACCGACCACATCTCCGTCTTTGCCATCGACCCGGAGACGGCGCAGCTCACCACCGGCACGCCGTACCTGTTCACCAACAGTCGTCCCGGCTCCGGAAACCGCCACGTCTTCTTCCATCCGAACGGTCGCTGGATTTACGGCATCAACGAGATCGACTCTACGATCGACCACTATCTCTGGACCGAGGCCAGTACACTCAACCCACCTCAGGCGCTGCTCGTCAATACTGGCCACTTTGTCAAAACGATTGCTGCCAGCTTCCCCGAAGAGAAAAACACAGCCGCTGAAGTCGCCGTCTCACCTGACGGTAACTTCCTCTACGCCAGCAATCGCGGTGAAGATACGCTGGTCGTCTACTCCATCGATCAAGACAATGGCCGCCTGAAGCTTGTGCAGCGTATCCCCAGCGGAGGCAAAACGCCGCGCCACTTCACCTTCGATCCAACAGGCGAGTGGATTCTCTGCGGCAATCAGGACTCGGCCACCGTAACGGTCTTCCACCGCAACGGTGCGACAGGGCGCCTCACTGGACCCGCACAAAGCATGGCGCTCGACGCAGTGATGTACACCCTTTTTGCATAG
- a CDS encoding NAD(P)-dependent alcohol dehydrogenase translates to MLKSHGYAALAKKSSLVPYSFERRDPGPNDVVVEIAYSGICHSDIHQVNGDWGNEIFPMVPGHEIVGRVAKAGAAVKKFKEGDLAGVGVMVDTCRVCEACKASLEPYCTKGMVGTYNARGYDGELMYGGYSNNIVVDERYVHTISPKLDLAAVAPLLCAGITTYSPLRHWGAGPGKKVGIVGLGGLGHMALKFAHSFGAHVVQFTTSESKAADAKRLGADEVVVSKDPDAMAKQTGTFDFVLDCVAAPHDMNAYLDLLRLNGTLCSVGLPETPLTVAPFAILKNRRSLAGSMIGGMTETQEMLDYCADHGIVSDIELTPITKLAEAYERVLKGDVKYRFVIDMATLGK, encoded by the coding sequence ATGCTTAAGTCCCACGGCTATGCTGCGCTTGCAAAGAAGTCTTCACTGGTTCCCTACAGCTTTGAACGGCGCGATCCAGGCCCGAACGATGTTGTTGTAGAAATTGCGTACTCCGGCATCTGTCACTCAGATATTCATCAGGTCAATGGCGATTGGGGTAACGAGATCTTTCCCATGGTGCCCGGGCATGAGATCGTGGGGCGCGTCGCCAAAGCTGGGGCAGCGGTGAAGAAGTTCAAGGAAGGCGACTTGGCAGGGGTGGGCGTGATGGTGGATACGTGCCGCGTGTGCGAGGCTTGCAAGGCTTCGCTGGAACCCTATTGCACGAAAGGCATGGTGGGGACGTACAACGCACGCGGCTATGACGGAGAGCTGATGTATGGCGGCTACTCGAACAATATCGTCGTGGATGAGCGGTATGTGCATACGATCTCGCCGAAGCTGGACCTGGCGGCGGTAGCTCCGCTGCTGTGCGCGGGGATCACGACTTACTCGCCGCTGCGGCATTGGGGAGCTGGGCCGGGCAAGAAGGTTGGCATTGTAGGACTGGGCGGGCTAGGGCATATGGCGCTCAAATTTGCTCACTCGTTCGGCGCGCATGTGGTGCAGTTCACGACATCGGAGAGTAAGGCGGCAGATGCGAAGAGGCTAGGCGCCGATGAGGTGGTTGTCAGCAAAGATCCGGACGCGATGGCGAAGCAAACGGGAACGTTCGACTTTGTGCTGGACTGTGTGGCCGCTCCGCATGACATGAATGCGTATCTCGATCTGCTGCGGTTGAATGGGACGCTTTGCTCGGTGGGGCTGCCAGAGACGCCACTAACGGTTGCTCCATTCGCAATTTTGAAGAATCGACGGTCGCTTGCGGGGTCGATGATTGGCGGGATGACAGAGACGCAGGAGATGCTGGATTACTGCGCTGACCACGGCATCGTGTCGGACATTGAGCTGACGCCGATTACGAAGCTAGCTGAGGCATATGAGCGGGTGCTTAAAGGCGATGTGAAGTATCGGTTTGTGATTGATATGGCGACGCTCGGGAAGTAG